The nucleotide sequence CATCCTTTACCTCTTCAAGACGAAACGGTTTGATAATCGCTTCTACTTTTTTCATGTATTCTCCTCATAAGACTAATGCAATCTTATCAAGAAAACCATGATCTTTTTTTAGACACATGATTATTAATTAATCATCAAAGCCTTGACAATGGTAGTCGGTGTTCACTTTCAAGGCAGGAAAAGCCTGCCCATGAAAGGCTTAAACCGCTTCGGAGCCGGATTCGCCGGTACGGATACGGATAATCTTTTCGACATCGCTGATGAAGATCTTGCCGTCACCGATCTTGCCGGTGCGTGCCGCTTCGACGATCGTGTCGACAACCTGGTCGACCGATGCCGCCTCGACGACCATCTCCATTTTGACTTTCGGCAGGAAGTCAACGACGTACTCCGCACCGCGGTAGAGCTCGCTGTGCCCTTTCTGGCGCCCGTACCCTTTCACTTCGCTGACCGTCATACCGGTAATACCGATCTCAGCCAGGGCATCCTTCACATCCTCAAGCTTGAACGGCTTGATGATCGCTTCTACTTTTTTCATTCTGACAATCCTTTTTGTGCTTTGTATTGTAACACTGTTCGGAAGCCGAAGCCCCCGAGCCGTTCAATTAGAGGTTGAATCCGCGTTCGCCGTGGATGGACTCATCCAGACCCATTGTTTCCGTCTCTTCATCAACGCGTGCACCGCCGGTGATCGCAGAGGAGATCAGGTAGACAATGACCGTACCGACCAGGGTCCACAGACCGACGATCAGGACAGACTCGAACTGGACGAAGAGCTGACCCATACGGTCGCCGCTTGCTTTGAGCGGACCGTCCCAGAGGAGGTCCTGGTCATTGAGCGCGAAGATACCCGTAGCGATCGCACCCCACAGACCGGCGAGGAAGTGGATACCGAATGCATCGAGGCTGTCGTCGTAGCCCAGTTTCTTTTTCAGGATAGCAACACCGAAGAAGCCGATGAGTGCACCGACGATACCGACGATGAAGGCACCGCCGACACCGACGAAGCCGGCTGCCGGAGTGATCGCGACGAGACCGGCAACGATACCGGAAGCGATACCGAGCAGAGTCGGTTTCTTGAACATGAACCACTCGATCAGCATCCAGGTGACACCCGCAGCTGCCGTAGCGATCGTTGTTGTCAGAACCGCGAGACCTGCAACGGCGTTTGCACCGAATGCGGAACCGCCGTTGAAGCCGTACCAGCCGAACCACAGCAGGGCTGCACCGGCAGCAGTGAGGATGATGCTCACCGGCTTGATCGGAGATTTCGGGTAACCTGCACGTTTACCGAGCATGATCGCCAGGACCAGACCGGCCAGACCGCCGTTCATGTGGACAACCGTACCGCCGGCGAAGTCAAGGGCACCCTCATCGAAGAGGTAGGCACCGTCGCCGCCCCATACCATGTGCGTAATCGGTGCGTAAACGACCAGGCCCCAGAGGACAACGAAGAGCATCCATGTGGAGAACTTCATACGCTCGATCGCGGAACCGGATGCGATGGCAACGGTGATCGCTGCGAACGTACCCTGGAAGGCGATGAAGACGAAGGTCGGGTAGGAACCGGACAGGTCAGACCAGTTGATACCGGAAAGGAAGACGTTGCCGAAACCGCCGAACACGTTCTGCAGTGCCGCGCTCTCGCTTGCACCGAAGGCGATGGAGTAGCCTGCAATGACCCAGACCACGAAGGCAACGACAAAGGCACCCATGACCATTGCATAGGTATTAAGTACGTTCTTTGTACGTGTCATACCGGCGTAAAAGAGCGCCAGGCCTGCCGGCGTCATCAGCAGTACGAATGCGGTTGACACCATCATCCAGGCCGTATCACCTGTATCGAGCGTTGGAGCATCTTCTGCCAGCGCAAGCGTCGGCAGAAGCATCATCATGGACAAAAGCCACTTCTTCATTGGTTAATCCTTTTTTCGCAGCCTTGACTGCGGAAGTTTCATGAAAATAGTATACAATTTTGTCGGCTTTTTACTCGATATGGGTGGTTATTTTTTAGGCAGCCGCTTCCTGTTTTATCACCGCCATCCCGTCCCCGTCCCCTGTCCGTCGTGTTTAAGTATATATAGGTTAATATAAGCGCCAAAAATCTTAGAACACGGGGCCGGCAGGCTCCTGTACGAGGTGGGACAAGCAATGAGCGAACTGTTGGACAACAGCGAAATCGAAAATATCAATATTGAAGAGAGTCTGCAGAGCAGCTACCTCGACTACTCCATGAGCGTCATCATCGGCCGGGCGCTTCCGGACGTACGCGACGGTCTCAAACCGGTTCACCGCCGAATTCTCTACGCTATGGACAAGCTCAACCTCTCCGCCGGGGCAAAATACAAGAAATCCGCCCGTATCGTCGGGGACGTCATCGGTCAGTACCACCCCCACGGCGACACGGCAGTCTATGACGCGCTGGTCCGTATGGCCCAGCCCTTCTCCATGCGGATGACCCTGGTCGACGGTCAGGGGAACTTCGGTTCCATCGACGGCGACAACGCGGCGGCGATGCGTTATACCGAAGCGCGCATGACCAAGTATGCCGGGGAACTGCTCAAAGACCTCGACAAAGAGACCGTCAACATGATCGACAACTACGATGCGACAACGCAGGAGCCTGAGATCCTGCCGACCCGCGTCCCAAACCTGCTGATCAACGGCTCTTCCGGTATCGCCGTCGGTATGGCCACCAACATCCCGCCGCACAACCCCAAAGAGGTCCTCTCCGCCCTCGTGCATCTTGTCGACAACCCCAAAGCGACGCTGCCGGACATCATGCACTACATCAAGGCACCGGACTTCCCGACCGGCGGAACGATTTTCGGCAAAAAAGGGATCATCGACGCCTATGAAACCGGCCGCGGCCGCATCAAGGTCCGTGCGAAGACCCACATAGAGCAGACCCGCAAAAAAGAGATCATCGTCATCGACGAACTGCCGTACATGGTCAACAAGGCGCGCCTGATCGAAAGCATTGCCAATCTTGTGAAGGACAAGCAGATCGAGGGGATCAGCGAGATCCGCGACGAATCCGACCGCGAGGGGATCCGTGTCGTCATCGAGCTCAAACGCGACGCGATGAGCGAGATCGTCCTCAACAACCTTTTCAAGTCGACCAATATGCAGACGACCTTCGGGATCATCATGCTCTCCATCCTCAACCAGGAGCCGAGAGTCTTCCCGATCCTGGAGATGCTGAACCACTTTATCAACCACCGCAAAACGGTTATTATCCGCCGTACGATCTTTGACCTCGAAAAAGCGAAGGCGCGTGCGCATATCCTCGAGGGTCTGAAGAAAGCGCTGGATCACATCGATGCGATCATCAAGCTGATCCGCGCCAGCAAGGACACCGAAACCGCCAAAGAGGGGCTCATTAGCGAGTTCGACTTCAGCCCGGTCCAGGCCCAGGCGATCCTCGACATGCGCCTGCAGAAGCTTACCGGCCTCGAGCGCGAGAAGATCGAGAACGAGCTCAAAGAGCTGCTCGAGCTCATCGAGTACCTCGAGAGCGTCCTGCGCAGCGAAGAGGTCCTCCGCGGCATCATCAAAGAAGAGTTCAACGAAGTGATGGAGGTCTACAACGACCCGCGCCGTACCGACATCGAAGATGACTACGACGACATCGATATCGAAGACCTGATCCCGAACGAGCCGATGGTCGTCACCATCACCCACCGCGGTTACATCAAGCGCGTGCCGCTGGTGAACTACGAGAAACAGCGCCGCGGCGGCAAAGGCAAAACGGCCGTCACGACCTACGAGGATGACTTCATCGAGAGCTTCTTCACCTGCAACACCCACGATACGCTGATGTTCGTCACCGACCGCGGGCAGCTGCACTGGCTGAAGGTCTACCGTATCCCGGAAGGCTCCCGTACGGCCAAAGGAAAAGCCGTCGTCAACCTGATCCAGCTCCAGCAGGACGAAAAGATCCAGTCGATCATCCCGACGACCGACTTCAGCGACGAGAAGTCCCTGGTCTTCTTTACCGAGAACGGTATCGTCAAGCGGACCAACCTCAGCGAGTTCTCGAACATCCGCAGCAACGGGGTGCGTGCGATCGTACTCGACGACGACGATACGCTGATCACGGCGAAAATCGCCACCGCGGAGACGAAGTACCTCTTCATCCTGACGAAGTACGCACAGTGCATCAAGTTCGAGATCGAGAAAACCCGCGATCAGGGACGCAGTACCCGCGGGGTACGCGGTATCAAGTTCAAGCATGACGGCGACCGCGTCGTTGATGCGAACATCATCGACAGCGACGAGCAGGAGATCCTCACTATCAGTGAGAAGGGAATCGGCAAGCGGACGACAGCAGGCGAATACCGCCTCACCAACCGTGCCGGCAGCGGGGTCATCGCAATGAAACTCAATGCGAAAACCGGCCAGCATGTCGTCGGTTGTGTGATCGTTAACGAAAATATGGACATGATGGCGTTAACGAAAGGCGGCAAGATGATCCGCGTCGACATGGAGAGCATCTCCAAGTCGAGCCGTAATACGAGCGGCGTCTACATCGTCAAAGGCGATGATGTCGTCAGCATCTCCCGCTGTCCGAAAAAAGAGCCCGTGACAGACGAAGAGGATGACGGCGAAGAGGGCGACATCGAAAATGTCCAGATCGAGCCCGAACAGCAATCATTTGATTTAGAATAATTTTACGAGGTAGTAAACAGTCATGAAAAAATATAACGTAGCCGTCGTCGGCGCCAGCGGTGCCGTCGGCGAAGAGATCCTGCGCATTTTTGAAGAGATCGATTTCCCCCTGGCCAAGCTCGTACCGCTGGCCAGCAGCCGCAGTGCCGGCAATACCGTCGAATTCCGCGGGGATGAGCTTGTCATCAAGGAGCTGACCGAAACGGTTTTTGACGAAGAGGAGATCGAGATCGCCCTCTTCAGTGCCGGCGGTTCCGTCTCGGCCAAATTCGCACCCTTTGCCGCCGCGGCCGGGGCCGTCGTCATCGACAATACCAGCCATTTCCGTATGGATGAAGAGGTTCCCCTCGTCGTCCCGGAGGTCAACCCCGAAGATATCCGCGAATGGAAGAAAAAAGGGATCATCGCGAACCCGAACTGTTCGACCATCCAGATGGTACAGGCCCTCAAGCCCCTCGACGACGCCTTCGACCTGGTCCGCGTCGATGTCAGTACCTACCAGGCGACCTCGGGTGCGGGCAAATCCGCCATGGAAGAGCTTGTTCAGCAGATGCAGGACTTCTTCGCCTTCCGCCTCGGTGAAAGCGAACATAACAAGTTCCCGCACCAGATCGCGTTGAACCTCATTCCGCAGATCGATGTCTTTACCGACAGCGGCTATACGAAAGAGGAGATCAAAATGGTCAACGAGACCAAGAAGATCATGCATAAAGCCGTCGAA is from Sulfurimonas sp. HSL-1656 and encodes:
- a CDS encoding ammonium transporter gives rise to the protein MKKWLLSMMMLLPTLALAEDAPTLDTGDTAWMMVSTAFVLLMTPAGLALFYAGMTRTKNVLNTYAMVMGAFVVAFVVWVIAGYSIAFGASESAALQNVFGGFGNVFLSGINWSDLSGSYPTFVFIAFQGTFAAITVAIASGSAIERMKFSTWMLFVVLWGLVVYAPITHMVWGGDGAYLFDEGALDFAGGTVVHMNGGLAGLVLAIMLGKRAGYPKSPIKPVSIILTAAGAALLWFGWYGFNGGSAFGANAVAGLAVLTTTIATAAAGVTWMLIEWFMFKKPTLLGIASGIVAGLVAITPAAGFVGVGGAFIVGIVGALIGFFGVAILKKKLGYDDSLDAFGIHFLAGLWGAIATGIFALNDQDLLWDGPLKASGDRMGQLFVQFESVLIVGLWTLVGTVIVYLISSAITGGARVDEETETMGLDESIHGERGFNL
- a CDS encoding P-II family nitrogen regulator, with the translated sequence MKKVEAIIKPFKLEDVKDALAEIGITGMTVSEVKGYGRQKGHSELYRGAEYVVDFLPKVKMEMVVEAASVDQVVDTIVEAARTGKIGDGKIFISDVEKIIRIRTGESGSEAV
- a CDS encoding aspartate-semialdehyde dehydrogenase → MKKYNVAVVGASGAVGEEILRIFEEIDFPLAKLVPLASSRSAGNTVEFRGDELVIKELTETVFDEEEIEIALFSAGGSVSAKFAPFAAAAGAVVIDNTSHFRMDEEVPLVVPEVNPEDIREWKKKGIIANPNCSTIQMVQALKPLDDAFDLVRVDVSTYQATSGAGKSAMEELVQQMQDFFAFRLGESEHNKFPHQIALNLIPQIDVFTDSGYTKEEIKMVNETKKIMHKAVELSATCVRVPVLRGHSEALTMTFDSAVDAAEAREILSKAPNIIIQDEPAESIYPMPAACVDRNETFVGRIRNDLYRDNMLHMWVVADNLRVGAATNAVRIAQKWVEMGGADV
- the gyrA gene encoding DNA gyrase subunit A — its product is MSELLDNSEIENINIEESLQSSYLDYSMSVIIGRALPDVRDGLKPVHRRILYAMDKLNLSAGAKYKKSARIVGDVIGQYHPHGDTAVYDALVRMAQPFSMRMTLVDGQGNFGSIDGDNAAAMRYTEARMTKYAGELLKDLDKETVNMIDNYDATTQEPEILPTRVPNLLINGSSGIAVGMATNIPPHNPKEVLSALVHLVDNPKATLPDIMHYIKAPDFPTGGTIFGKKGIIDAYETGRGRIKVRAKTHIEQTRKKEIIVIDELPYMVNKARLIESIANLVKDKQIEGISEIRDESDREGIRVVIELKRDAMSEIVLNNLFKSTNMQTTFGIIMLSILNQEPRVFPILEMLNHFINHRKTVIIRRTIFDLEKAKARAHILEGLKKALDHIDAIIKLIRASKDTETAKEGLISEFDFSPVQAQAILDMRLQKLTGLEREKIENELKELLELIEYLESVLRSEEVLRGIIKEEFNEVMEVYNDPRRTDIEDDYDDIDIEDLIPNEPMVVTITHRGYIKRVPLVNYEKQRRGGKGKTAVTTYEDDFIESFFTCNTHDTLMFVTDRGQLHWLKVYRIPEGSRTAKGKAVVNLIQLQQDEKIQSIIPTTDFSDEKSLVFFTENGIVKRTNLSEFSNIRSNGVRAIVLDDDDTLITAKIATAETKYLFILTKYAQCIKFEIEKTRDQGRSTRGVRGIKFKHDGDRVVDANIIDSDEQEILTISEKGIGKRTTAGEYRLTNRAGSGVIAMKLNAKTGQHVVGCVIVNENMDMMALTKGGKMIRVDMESISKSSRNTSGVYIVKGDDVVSISRCPKKEPVTDEEDDGEEGDIENVQIEPEQQSFDLE